The Lepidochelys kempii isolate rLepKem1 chromosome 5, rLepKem1.hap2, whole genome shotgun sequence genome window below encodes:
- the GPR150 gene encoding probable G-protein coupled receptor 150 encodes MEDPFSLDRFSPELNLSSALQPGWSLNLSSSPGDRRWPSLGRQVRVISAAAILLLGLLGNCLVLHRLCCCGCCGRGRRRRKMDFLIAHLALADLYGCGLALFSHLAAELLGAAWPAGDAACRLLKLLQGSGLLASSNVLVLIALERHHVVRRPADPPLPARALAALGWLLALLLALPQAFVFRLASRPGGSRCLSIFEQLPRWHGQAYGVYGAVTGFLAPVSLLCWAYGRILLALWAAQEEKPPAARGVGGSGRRRLGLPAARPLLLRLPAASCPMPRARVKTLQLTLVLIALFALCRLPRFVLELSMAFGPGGEAPAAAGLREARAALGIVAVTNSALNPYAYLLFQSHRPWARRLQRSLCSAGPGPTCCCPGPEREPRRRPNHRAPHRHRPKDGPPPGAQRAAFCTPAPPPGSDSRELEDTSACESGF; translated from the coding sequence ATGGAAGACCCTTTCAGCCTAGACAGATTTTCCCCGGAACTCAACCTCTCGAgtgccctgcagccaggctggagcctgaatctttcctcctcccccgGGGACCGGCGCTGGCCTTCCCTTGGCCGGCAGGTGCGGGTGATCTCCGCGGccgccatcctgctgctggggctgctgggcaACTGCCTGGTGCTGCATCgcctctgctgctgtggctgctgcgGCCGGGGCCGGCGGCGGCGGAAGATGGATTTCCTCATCGCCCACCTGGCGCTGGCCGATCTCTACGGCTGCGGGCTGGCCCTGTTCTCGCATCTGGCGGCAGAGCTGCTGGGGGCCGCCTGGCCGGCGGGGGACGCCGCCTGCCGCCTGCTTAAGCTACTGCAGGGCTCCGGCCTCCTGGCCTCGTCCAACGTGCTGGTGCTCATCGCCTTGGAGCGGCACCACGTGGTGAGGCGGCCGGCGGACCCGCCACTGCCCGCCCGGGCCCTGGCcgcgctgggctggctgctggccctgctgctCGCCCTGCCCCAGGCCTTCGTGTTCAGGCTCGCCTCCCGCCCCGGGGGCAGCCGCTGCCTCAGCATCTTCGAGCAGCTCCCGCGCTGGCACGGCCAGGCTTACGGCGTGTACGGGGCCGTCACCGGCTTCTTGGCGCCCGTCAGCCTGCTGTGCTGGGCCTACGGCCGCATCCTCCTCGCCCTCTGGGCCGCCCAGGAGGAGAAGCCGCCGGCGGCGCGGGGGGTAGGCGGCAGCGGCCGCCGCCGCCTGGGGCTGCCGGCCGCGCGGCCCCTGCTGCTCAGACTGCCGGCCGCCAGCTGCCCCATGCCCCGGGCTCGGGTGAAGACGCTGCAGCTGACGCTGGTGCTGATCGCCCTGTTCGCGCTCTGCCGCCTGCCCCGCTTCGTGCTGGAGCTCAGCATGGCCTTCGGGCCCGGCGGGGAGGCCCCGGCCGCGGCCGGGCTGCGGGAGGCGCGGGCCGCGCTCGGCATCGTGGCGGTGACCAACAGCGCGCTGAACCCCTACGCCTATCTGCTCTTCCAGAGCCACCGGCCCTGGGCGCGCCGTCTGCAGAGGAGCCTCTGCAGTGCGGGGCCCGGCCCGACCTGCTGCTGCCCCGGCCCCGAGCGGGAGCCCCGCCGCCGGCCGAACCACCGCGCCCCGCACCGACACCGCCCGAAGGACGGGCCGCCCCCCGGAGCCCAGCGCGCCGCCTTCTGCACCCCAGCGCCGCCGCCCGGCTCAGACTCCCGGGAGCTTGAGGACACCTCCGCCTGCGAGAGCGGTTTCTAA